The Sulfurospirillum diekertiae genomic sequence GAAGTTCAGCCAGTGAAAAAATTGCATTGGCAATATCTTCTTTTGAAAGGGGTGTGGTATTTTTATACACAGAGTCTGCTTTGGCTTTGTCCCCTTTAAACCGAACATCGGAAAATTCGGTAAGTGAAAAACCAGGTTCAATGTTGGTGACACGTACATGTGTTCCTTTTAGGTCTGTTCTTAAGTTGAGGGAAAATTGTTTGACAAAAGCTTTGGTTGCGCCATACACATTGCCACCCTCATATGGCCAACTACCTGCGGTTGAACCAATGTTAAAGATATAGCCTGTTTTACGCTCGACCATCACAGGCAAAACAGCTTTCGTCATGTAAAGTAGACCTTTGATGTTCGTGTCGATCATCTTTTCCCAATCATCTAGGCTTGCTTCATTGGCATGTTCAAGCCCAAGAGCAAGACCAGCATTGTTGACCAAAATATCAATAGATTTATATGCTTCAGGAAGAGAAGCAATCGCGCCAAATACCTCGTCTTTTTTAGTAATATCAAAACAAAGCGTTACAATATCACAGTGTGGCAGACGAGCTTTGAGTGCATCTAAACGCTCTTTTCGGCGACCTGTTGCAATCACTTTATAGCCAGCATTTGCAAATTT encodes the following:
- a CDS encoding SDR family oxidoreductase; its protein translation is MSKIVLITGATSGFGEATAEKFANAGYKVIATGRRKERLDALKARLPHCDIVTLCFDITKKDEVFGAIASLPEAYKSIDILVNNAGLALGLEHANEASLDDWEKMIDTNIKGLLYMTKAVLPVMVERKTGYIFNIGSTAGSWPYEGGNVYGATKAFVKQFSLNLRTDLKGTHVRVTNIEPGFSLTEFSDVRFKGDKAKADSVYKNTTPLSKEDIANAIFSLAELPAHINVNRIEIMPTVQSYAGLSVERN